A part of Desulfomicrobium baculatum DSM 4028 genomic DNA contains:
- a CDS encoding outer membrane homotrimeric porin: MKRFTLVALVAALLFSMVTSASATELKVRGNFDVYGMWSSNLNDHDSDVADGDNYTTVQRMRTYFDYVANENLKAVLGFEFDNVWGAGEEANWGTDGKETLEVKHAYLDFIFPDTQIEVQAGLQYIALPSIFGNPVFDDDAAAITVAAPINDMFGVTVGYTRGTDMSNSFSDELLVSEGYDKDDVDMAFIATPVTLDGVSVTPYFGYAWLGQNSTKSFDANDDSTVWVVGANAALTMFDPLTFAADLIYGEGDSDAYETKGWYAALAASYKMDMLTATLFTTYATGYDEDTDEDDKLPTLAEGWGLTPYVGGDRAFIAANDSFGTDALGVGNDGTGLWVLGLVLDDISFVDKLSHKLVIAYAQGTSDEDATKPSGAAVKFTEEDDLWELWLVNKYMIYENLAAINELGYFQASSEVYEDATGDDLDSSYFATVGFQYKF, translated from the coding sequence ATGAAACGTTTTACTCTCGTAGCCCTGGTTGCCGCCCTGCTGTTCAGCATGGTCACCAGCGCTTCCGCCACCGAACTGAAAGTTCGCGGCAACTTCGATGTCTACGGCATGTGGTCCTCCAACCTGAACGACCATGATTCCGACGTAGCCGACGGCGACAACTACACCACCGTACAGCGCATGCGCACCTACTTTGATTACGTGGCCAACGAAAACCTGAAGGCTGTCCTGGGTTTTGAATTTGACAACGTATGGGGCGCTGGCGAAGAAGCAAACTGGGGCACCGACGGAAAGGAAACCCTTGAAGTCAAGCACGCCTACCTCGACTTTATCTTCCCCGACACCCAGATCGAAGTACAGGCCGGCCTGCAGTACATCGCTCTGCCCAGTATTTTCGGCAACCCCGTTTTCGATGACGACGCCGCTGCCATCACCGTAGCCGCTCCCATCAACGACATGTTCGGCGTGACCGTCGGCTATACCCGCGGCACCGATATGAGCAACAGCTTCAGCGACGAATTGCTCGTCAGCGAAGGCTACGACAAAGACGACGTAGATATGGCTTTCATCGCTACTCCCGTCACTCTGGACGGCGTCTCAGTTACTCCTTACTTCGGATACGCTTGGCTTGGCCAGAACTCCACAAAGTCTTTTGACGCCAACGATGACTCCACCGTGTGGGTCGTAGGTGCCAACGCCGCTCTGACCATGTTCGACCCGCTGACCTTCGCTGCCGACCTGATCTATGGTGAAGGCGATAGCGATGCCTACGAGACCAAGGGCTGGTACGCCGCTCTGGCCGCTTCCTACAAGATGGACATGCTGACCGCCACCCTGTTCACCACCTACGCCACCGGCTATGACGAAGACACAGACGAAGACGACAAACTGCCGACTCTGGCAGAAGGCTGGGGCCTGACCCCCTATGTTGGCGGCGACCGCGCCTTCATCGCTGCTAACGACTCCTTCGGCACCGACGCCCTTGGTGTCGGCAACGATGGCACAGGCCTGTGGGTTCTGGGCCTCGTGCTCGACGACATCTCCTTTGTTGACAAACTGTCCCACAAGCTCGTTATCGCCTACGCTCAGGGTACTTCTGACGAAGACGCTACCAAGCCCAGCGGTGCCGCTGTTAAATTCACCGAAGAAGACGACCTGTGGGAACTCTGGTTGGTCAACAAGTACATGATCTATGAAAACCTGGCTGCTATCAACGAACTGGGCTACTTCCAGGCTTCCAGCGAAGTTTACGAAGATGCCACTGGCGACGATCTGGATTCTTCCTACTTCGCCACCGTCGGCTTCCAGTACAAGTTCTAA
- a CDS encoding FG-GAP-like repeat-containing protein, producing the protein MFKRLLINLAVLLLCAAPALAQEAKTFAVLPFGVHGPQEYQYLSQGIQSMLTTRLTWPENFTPLDAAAIRKAAATLPADAASAEKIRQTLGVDYLVWGSLTVMGQECSLDVNTLDPQGQNIPRPTQSTLSQVIPSLETVAKDINSQVFGKPESAVAKAQPAVTPMNEALIVNETKGATAYANPSLKYEDADSTMGRWRSQTLPFTSRGMVVCDGDGDGQNEVFLMTDSTLIAYRVSDGEMKQIAELDLPKNRNYVRLNSIDINRDGRHELVIAAALDKDPKSLIVEFDGKFSVKAESIPYFLGVLNMPPSFMPTLVGQGTGRSKYLDSKIHQMIKRGDTYDIGPAIDLPLGGTVFNVTFLPFEENHQIIIIDDYDHMRIYSATGTLLTTTDETYAGSNLGIEYHSAPMGLQPPTEQNMPANKVFIPLRAIPSNLDKDSRHELIISRNISVSAQFFSNYRDYPQGEIHSMYWDGVGMSLQWKTARIKGTVTDYALADMDNDGALDLVVSINSHTGMAGTAKKRTMVVAYPLDVTKQ; encoded by the coding sequence ATGTTCAAGAGACTTCTCATCAACCTCGCCGTCCTGCTTCTTTGCGCCGCTCCGGCCCTGGCCCAGGAGGCCAAGACCTTTGCGGTGCTGCCCTTTGGGGTGCATGGACCGCAGGAGTATCAATATTTGAGCCAGGGCATTCAAAGCATGCTGACCACGCGTCTGACCTGGCCCGAAAATTTCACTCCTCTTGATGCGGCCGCAATCAGGAAGGCCGCGGCAACGCTGCCTGCGGACGCCGCTTCAGCCGAAAAGATCCGCCAGACGCTGGGCGTGGATTATCTGGTCTGGGGATCGCTGACCGTCATGGGCCAGGAATGCAGCCTGGACGTCAACACCCTGGACCCGCAAGGCCAGAACATTCCCCGCCCGACGCAGTCGACCTTAAGTCAGGTCATCCCGAGCCTGGAAACCGTGGCGAAAGACATCAACTCCCAGGTATTCGGCAAGCCCGAGTCGGCCGTGGCCAAGGCCCAGCCCGCGGTCACGCCCATGAATGAAGCCCTCATCGTCAATGAAACCAAAGGGGCCACGGCCTACGCCAACCCCTCCCTCAAGTATGAAGACGCCGACTCCACCATGGGCCGCTGGCGCAGCCAGACCCTCCCTTTCACCTCGCGCGGCATGGTGGTGTGTGATGGGGACGGGGATGGGCAGAATGAGGTGTTCCTGATGACGGACAGCACTCTGATCGCATACAGAGTCTCTGACGGGGAAATGAAACAGATCGCCGAGTTGGATCTGCCGAAAAACCGCAACTACGTGCGCCTGAACAGCATCGACATCAACCGCGACGGCCGCCACGAACTGGTCATCGCTGCGGCCCTGGACAAGGACCCTAAGTCCCTCATCGTTGAATTCGACGGCAAGTTCTCCGTAAAGGCCGAATCGATTCCGTACTTTCTTGGAGTCCTCAACATGCCTCCGTCCTTCATGCCTACACTTGTGGGCCAGGGCACGGGACGCTCCAAATATCTGGACAGCAAGATCCACCAGATGATCAAACGTGGCGACACTTACGACATCGGCCCGGCCATAGACCTCCCCCTTGGCGGCACGGTCTTCAACGTGACCTTCCTGCCATTTGAAGAAAACCACCAGATCATCATTATCGACGACTATGACCACATGAGAATTTACAGCGCCACGGGCACTCTTTTGACGACTACCGACGAAACGTATGCCGGGTCCAATCTGGGCATCGAATACCACTCAGCCCCCATGGGCCTGCAGCCGCCCACGGAGCAGAATATGCCGGCGAACAAGGTTTTCATTCCTCTGCGGGCCATTCCGTCAAACCTGGACAAGGATAGCCGCCACGAACTGATCATCAGCCGCAACATCTCCGTCTCGGCCCAGTTCTTCTCCAACTACCGGGACTACCCCCAGGGCGAGATCCACTCCATGTACTGGGACGGTGTCGGCATGAGCCTGCAATGGAAGACGGCGCGCATCAAGGGCACGGTCACGGACTATGCCCTGGCCGACATGGACAATGACGGCGCGCTCGACCTGGTGGTCAGTATCAACTCCCACACCGGAATGGCCGGGACGGCCAAAAAACGCACCATGGTCGTGGCTTACCCCCTGGACGTAACCAAGCAATAA
- a CDS encoding tetratricopeptide repeat protein: MISRRDLLFGMARRLRESGGDKPVSGIGVDIGAADAAYVRKDYGAARDLYKEVLKENRAHKEARIRQGMCHYHLGEYVQAKDQLLMAFKQHPGDYLACLYLGLAYARREQLEKCMEVWKGFVDRDHIAVMREINVHRALFETGEPLTGAEVAEAVEKALTQA; this comes from the coding sequence ATGATCTCAAGACGCGACCTTCTTTTCGGCATGGCCCGCCGCCTGCGCGAGTCGGGTGGGGACAAGCCTGTTTCCGGCATCGGCGTCGATATCGGCGCCGCCGATGCGGCCTATGTGCGCAAGGACTATGGCGCCGCCCGCGACCTTTATAAGGAAGTGCTCAAGGAGAACCGCGCCCACAAGGAGGCCCGGATCAGGCAGGGGATGTGCCACTATCATCTGGGCGAATACGTGCAGGCCAAGGACCAGCTGCTGATGGCCTTCAAGCAGCATCCCGGCGATTATCTGGCCTGCCTTTATCTGGGCCTGGCCTATGCCCGGCGTGAGCAGCTTGAGAAGTGCATGGAGGTCTGGAAGGGTTTTGTGGATCGCGATCACATCGCGGTCATGCGCGAGATCAACGTGCATCGCGCTCTTTTCGAAACCGGCGAGCCCCTGACCGGAGCGGAGGTGGCCGAAGCCGTGGAAAAGGCGCTGACGCAAGCGTAG
- a CDS encoding response regulator: MTDANILLVDDDAQFIEIMKKRLTMRSMEVFHAGSGEEALQKLALHGEIEVVILDVKLPGRSGIEMLQLIKQQFPLVEVIMLTGHATVESAIDGMRLGASDYLMKPCSIDVLVEKVKEAVEKKRRHEEKIVDARVREIASRRT; the protein is encoded by the coding sequence GTGACCGACGCCAATATCTTGCTTGTCGACGACGATGCGCAGTTCATCGAAATCATGAAGAAACGCCTGACCATGCGGAGCATGGAGGTGTTTCACGCAGGCAGCGGCGAAGAGGCCTTGCAGAAGCTTGCGCTGCATGGCGAAATCGAGGTTGTCATCCTTGACGTGAAGCTGCCCGGACGCAGCGGCATCGAGATGCTGCAGCTCATCAAGCAGCAATTTCCTCTGGTGGAAGTGATCATGCTGACCGGACACGCCACCGTGGAATCGGCCATCGACGGCATGCGGCTGGGGGCTTCGGATTATCTGATGAAGCCATGCAGCATCGATGTGCTGGTCGAAAAGGTCAAGGAAGCGGTGGAGAAAAAGCGCAGGCATGAAGAGAAGATCGTCGACGCACGGGTTCGGGAGATCGCCAGTCGCCGAACGTAG
- a CDS encoding response regulator, whose protein sequence is MADSILLIDDETQFLATMAKRLRKRGFLVREAGSGLEGLRELEVEPADVVVLDVGMPGMDGIQVLREIKLRFPQVQVLMLTGHADMEVAISGMAMGAFDYLMKPVELDVLVGKIREACSRSRKAGERRGLE, encoded by the coding sequence ATGGCTGACAGCATCCTTCTTATCGACGACGAGACGCAGTTCCTGGCCACCATGGCCAAACGCCTGCGCAAAAGGGGCTTTCTCGTCCGGGAGGCCGGCAGCGGCCTGGAGGGGTTGCGAGAGCTTGAGGTGGAACCCGCCGATGTGGTAGTCCTTGATGTCGGAATGCCCGGCATGGACGGCATTCAGGTCTTGCGGGAGATAAAGCTACGTTTTCCGCAGGTGCAGGTGCTCATGCTGACCGGGCACGCCGACATGGAAGTCGCCATTTCGGGCATGGCCATGGGCGCGTTCGACTATCTGATGAAGCCGGTGGAGCTTGATGTCCTGGTCGGCAAAATCCGGGAGGCCTGTTCCCGGAGCAGGAAAGCGGGTGAGAGGCGCGGGTTGGAGTAA
- a CDS encoding sulfite exporter TauE/SafE family protein yields MGFFKDWGAFMVEGSRSFARWEVENARIIMGDKKRIWLLCLMLIPALLGGWAYADEIGQVLPTVIGGKEAYSPSFYSLYIFFVSIFVGVGAGLISGCIGAGGGFIIAPALMSAGVKGILAVGTDLFHIFAKAIMGSVLHRKMGNVSVPLAFVFLIGAIIGTTVGAGINRALYNINPVLSDAFITTVYTVMLGFLGFYGMYDYWSAKKAGHSGGAHDTSEGTGMTGIAKKLQSVNLPPMVSFDQGLIPGGRKISWIFLVLSGILVGMAAGIMGVGGGFLTFPIFVYILGVSSLTTVGTDIFQIVFTAGYGAITQYAIYGFIFYTLAMGMLLGSLIGIQVGALVTKVVPGITIRGFFALSVMAGFVNRFFALPKKMVAMGYLPESMAGFTKVMDTVGMYLFFIVIALFGVWVFGAFFKNIKTLKYED; encoded by the coding sequence ATGGGATTCTTTAAAGATTGGGGAGCATTCATGGTGGAGGGCTCGCGGTCCTTTGCCCGGTGGGAAGTGGAAAACGCCCGAATCATCATGGGCGACAAGAAACGGATCTGGCTGCTGTGCCTCATGCTCATTCCCGCCTTGCTTGGCGGATGGGCCTATGCCGATGAAATCGGCCAGGTTCTGCCGACCGTGATTGGCGGCAAGGAAGCCTACAGTCCTTCCTTTTACAGCCTGTATATTTTCTTTGTGTCGATTTTCGTCGGTGTTGGCGCGGGGCTCATTTCGGGCTGCATCGGCGCGGGCGGCGGCTTCATCATCGCCCCGGCGCTCATGAGCGCGGGCGTCAAGGGCATCCTGGCCGTCGGCACGGACCTCTTTCACATTTTCGCCAAGGCCATCATGGGCAGCGTCCTGCATCGCAAGATGGGCAACGTGTCCGTGCCCCTGGCCTTCGTCTTCCTTATCGGCGCCATCATCGGCACGACAGTGGGCGCAGGCATCAACCGTGCGCTTTACAATATCAATCCGGTTTTGAGCGACGCCTTCATCACCACCGTGTACACGGTCATGCTCGGCTTCCTGGGTTTTTACGGCATGTACGACTACTGGAGCGCCAAGAAGGCCGGTCATTCAGGCGGCGCGCATGATACCAGCGAAGGCACCGGCATGACGGGCATCGCCAAGAAACTGCAGTCCGTCAATTTGCCGCCCATGGTCTCTTTCGACCAGGGCCTCATTCCCGGCGGGCGCAAGATCTCCTGGATATTCCTGGTCCTGTCCGGCATCCTGGTGGGCATGGCCGCCGGTATCATGGGCGTTGGCGGCGGCTTCCTGACCTTCCCCATCTTTGTTTACATCCTGGGCGTCTCTTCGCTCACCACCGTCGGCACGGACATCTTCCAGATCGTGTTCACGGCCGGTTACGGCGCCATCACCCAGTACGCCATCTACGGCTTCATCTTCTACACCCTGGCCATGGGCATGCTGCTCGGTTCCCTGATCGGCATCCAGGTCGGCGCGCTGGTGACCAAGGTCGTTCCCGGCATCACCATTCGCGGCTTCTTCGCCCTTTCGGTCATGGCCGGTTTCGTCAACCGGTTCTTCGCCCTGCCCAAGAAGATGGTCGCCATGGGCTATCTGCCCGAATCCATGGCCGGTTTTACCAAGGTCATGGACACGGTGGGCATGTACCTGTTCTTCATCGTCATTGCCCTGTTCGGCGTCTGGGTATTCGGGGCTTTCTTCAAGAACATCAAGACACTGAAGTACGAGGACTGA
- a CDS encoding PAS domain-containing sensor histidine kinase: MNLSEYYNTVMELSHGIVITLDEKGLIIHGNSRFEALSGYEIGSIAGKDWFELCVDAKRADTSREIFAAIVEAGTLAFMKGSLMARDGRKIYIDWNMKPLFDSHHSLVSVLCVGQDVTAHVLRQHELLHEHGRLVALNKELSCLHAMNRIVSNMDSELPDILREILAIIPPSFQHPESTGVRLQLDGQVIISGKFTPDASCRLEQEVVVQRVKRGHLSVSLSGSAEDGTAYAFLPTESELLGALAKHVGWIIAKREALSTKRNLERQLQHADRLAKIGQFAAGVAHELNEPLANILGFAQLAEQTPGLPAQAMKDLDSIIKAALHSREVIKKLMIFGRQVPLRKTLIDLNQVIRDSLYFIEMSASRGKVEVRMNLAEGLPTIMADPQHLKQVIVNLVVNGIHAMPGGGVLTIETLSFKDDVYLLVSDSGVGMTPDVLRQIFNPFFTTKDVDQGTGLGLAVVHGIVHAHGGVIEVESEPGRGTRFEITFPCGGSGREMNPAMDDK; the protein is encoded by the coding sequence ATGAATCTTTCCGAGTATTACAATACGGTCATGGAGCTCAGCCACGGTATCGTCATCACCCTGGACGAAAAGGGGCTGATCATCCATGGAAATTCGCGCTTCGAGGCGCTTTCCGGTTACGAGATAGGTTCCATCGCAGGCAAAGACTGGTTTGAGCTTTGCGTGGATGCCAAGCGCGCGGACACGTCCAGGGAGATTTTCGCCGCGATCGTCGAGGCGGGGACGCTGGCGTTCATGAAAGGCTCACTCATGGCCAGGGATGGGCGCAAGATTTATATAGATTGGAACATGAAGCCTCTGTTCGATTCCCATCACAGTCTGGTCAGCGTGCTTTGCGTCGGCCAGGACGTCACGGCCCATGTGCTGCGCCAGCATGAACTGCTGCACGAACACGGCCGGCTGGTGGCCCTCAACAAGGAATTGTCCTGCCTGCACGCCATGAATCGCATCGTCTCGAACATGGACAGCGAGCTGCCGGACATCCTGCGCGAGATACTGGCCATCATCCCCCCTTCGTTCCAGCATCCCGAGTCCACGGGCGTGCGTCTGCAGCTTGACGGCCAGGTGATCATCAGCGGAAAGTTCACGCCCGATGCCTCGTGCCGCCTGGAGCAGGAGGTGGTGGTGCAGAGGGTGAAGCGCGGGCATCTCAGCGTCAGCCTGTCGGGCAGCGCCGAGGATGGAACGGCCTATGCCTTTTTGCCTACCGAATCCGAACTTCTTGGCGCCCTGGCCAAGCATGTGGGCTGGATCATCGCCAAGCGCGAAGCCCTGTCGACCAAGAGGAACCTCGAACGCCAATTGCAGCATGCCGACCGGCTGGCCAAGATCGGCCAGTTCGCGGCCGGAGTGGCCCATGAATTGAACGAGCCCCTGGCCAACATCCTCGGGTTCGCGCAGCTGGCCGAACAGACCCCGGGCCTTCCGGCGCAGGCCATGAAGGATCTGGACAGCATCATCAAGGCGGCCCTGCACAGCCGCGAGGTGATCAAGAAGCTGATGATCTTCGGTCGTCAGGTGCCGCTGCGAAAAACGCTCATCGATTTGAATCAGGTCATCCGTGATTCCCTGTACTTCATCGAGATGAGCGCATCCCGGGGCAAGGTCGAGGTGCGCATGAACCTGGCCGAAGGTCTGCCGACGATCATGGCCGACCCGCAGCATCTGAAGCAGGTCATCGTCAATCTGGTGGTCAACGGCATCCACGCCATGCCCGGGGGCGGGGTCTTGACCATAGAAACCCTGTCCTTCAAGGATGACGTCTACCTCCTGGTCAGCGACAGCGGAGTGGGCATGACCCCGGACGTTTTACGGCAGATTTTCAATCCGTTCTTCACGACCAAGGACGTGGATCAAGGCACGGGCCTTGGCCTTGCGGTGGTGCACGGGATCGTCCATGCACACGGCGGGGTCATCGAAGTGGAGAGCGAACCGGGCCGCGGCACGCGCTTCGAGATCACTTTTCCCTGCGGCGGGAGCGGGCGTGAAATGAATCCGGCCATGGACGACAAATAA
- a CDS encoding sigma-54-dependent transcriptional regulator, whose protein sequence is MQDKATTILAVDDSPATLEVISRNLTGAGYVVHTCGSVEEAGAFLDETPVDLIITDYKMPRANGLELIKYVRDNFKDTEIMMITGYPTISGAVEAMRDGAGEYLAKPFTGEELLAVVRRILEKQVRRRAAHAGGQELSAFGIIGNCPEMQAVYGLIRKAAQTSANVFISGESGTGKEVVARAVHYNSDRRASAFVPVNCSAIPDTLLESELFGHVKGAFTGAKDSRAGFFEIANGGTIFLDEIGDASPSLQAKLLRVMQSKEFCMVGSSRTRTVDTRIIAATHKDLKRLVAQGLFREDLFYRIHVVEIRLPSLAERGDDILMLANHFLRKFSADMNRETPRMTDEALDAMAQYAWPGNVRELENLLQRLVIVGDGPVIDITDLPESMRFSITRGRHGDKTLAEVEADHIRAVLARTGDNKTRAAEILGIDRKTLREKLKRLGLG, encoded by the coding sequence ATGCAGGACAAGGCTACGACAATTTTGGCCGTGGACGACAGCCCCGCCACCCTTGAAGTCATCTCGCGCAACCTGACCGGGGCGGGATATGTGGTCCATACCTGCGGCAGCGTCGAGGAGGCCGGAGCCTTTCTGGACGAGACGCCCGTGGACCTGATCATCACCGATTACAAGATGCCTCGGGCAAACGGTCTGGAGCTCATCAAATATGTGCGGGACAATTTCAAGGATACCGAGATCATGATGATCACGGGCTATCCGACGATCAGCGGGGCCGTGGAGGCCATGCGCGACGGAGCCGGAGAGTACCTGGCCAAGCCTTTCACCGGCGAGGAGCTCTTGGCCGTGGTCCGGCGGATTCTTGAAAAACAGGTCAGGAGGCGCGCCGCCCATGCAGGCGGCCAGGAACTCAGCGCTTTCGGGATCATCGGCAACTGTCCGGAGATGCAGGCCGTTTACGGGCTTATCCGCAAGGCCGCGCAGACCAGCGCCAATGTATTCATTTCCGGGGAATCGGGCACCGGCAAGGAAGTGGTGGCCCGCGCCGTGCACTATAACAGCGACCGCAGGGCTTCGGCCTTTGTGCCGGTCAATTGCTCGGCCATTCCCGACACCCTGCTTGAGAGCGAACTCTTCGGCCATGTCAAGGGCGCCTTCACCGGCGCCAAGGACAGCCGGGCCGGTTTTTTCGAGATCGCCAACGGCGGGACCATCTTTCTGGACGAAATCGGAGACGCCAGCCCGAGCTTGCAGGCCAAGCTGCTCCGGGTCATGCAGAGCAAGGAATTTTGCATGGTCGGGTCGTCACGCACCCGCACCGTAGACACCCGCATCATCGCAGCCACGCACAAGGATTTGAAACGGCTGGTGGCGCAGGGCCTTTTTCGGGAGGACCTCTTTTACCGCATTCACGTCGTGGAGATCCGCCTGCCGTCCCTGGCCGAACGCGGGGACGACATCCTCATGCTGGCCAATCATTTCCTGCGCAAATTCTCCGCGGACATGAATCGCGAGACCCCGCGCATGACCGACGAGGCTCTGGACGCCATGGCCCAGTACGCCTGGCCCGGCAATGTCCGGGAATTGGAGAACCTGTTGCAGCGTCTGGTCATCGTCGGTGACGGGCCGGTCATCGACATCACCGACCTGCCCGAGTCCATGCGCTTTTCCATCACCCGTGGCCGGCACGGAGACAAGACCCTGGCCGAGGTGGAAGCGGACCACATCCGCGCGGTCCTGGCCCGCACCGGCGACAACAAAACCCGCGCCGCCGAGATCCTGGGCATCGACCGCAAGACATTGCGGGAGAAGTTGAAGCGTCTGGGGTTGGGGTGA
- a CDS encoding response regulator: protein MADHAHLLAEIKDNIHQKDPIKARLVLGYLENMDKKIREQVLGAFREAAPEFAVPVLCRFIAEHRDMVAGLPLVREILAVKILAQPELLAKAISDPQTPCRSMYIAMAGELRLEEVVDNLIEALLAASDVSEINQILDTLGEIGDPQATNAVSEFLYSGNRILIISATKALGKLATPTAMLRLAERMGTDNQLDLLILDIFAKVQDSISLDKLNEAMRSHYAHLRTYAKKTLVGIGPKAVPILTENLLFDDADLRIHTLNVLGDIGDPAAISPIRKLLHTHPANANVRFAAYEALGLLPLDRGAYVLTQGLSDPVDHVCIAAAKAIDRNFNEIMAAGIKNLASERDEDAHRIIKTAINAQAKEIFLSLMEEESFQPMALSHLGRAHQDIRDFFYAILKEHGYSGLALKLLAPEEKKTAARKRICAVDDSRMILSIYKSTLHELGFEPVLFEFPASALEWLQSNTPEMVLTDLNMPDITGIDLTRAIRKSFSKKDLPVVMVTTQDEANDNKAALEAGVNDILRKPFTAESLQAVFKKFL from the coding sequence ATGGCTGATCACGCCCATTTGCTCGCCGAGATCAAGGACAACATCCACCAAAAAGACCCCATCAAGGCACGCCTGGTACTGGGATACCTGGAGAACATGGATAAAAAAATCCGTGAGCAGGTGCTTGGCGCTTTCCGGGAGGCTGCGCCCGAGTTTGCCGTGCCGGTCCTGTGCAGGTTCATTGCCGAACACCGGGACATGGTCGCGGGCCTGCCGCTGGTCCGGGAAATCCTGGCCGTCAAGATTCTCGCCCAGCCGGAGCTGCTTGCCAAGGCCATAAGCGACCCGCAAACCCCTTGCCGCAGCATGTACATTGCCATGGCCGGAGAGCTGCGTCTGGAAGAAGTGGTCGACAATCTGATCGAAGCCCTGCTCGCGGCCTCTGACGTGAGCGAGATCAACCAGATCCTCGACACCCTGGGAGAAATCGGCGACCCGCAGGCCACCAACGCCGTCAGCGAGTTCCTCTATTCCGGCAACAGGATTCTTATCATCAGCGCCACCAAAGCTCTGGGCAAGCTGGCCACGCCCACCGCCATGCTGCGGCTGGCCGAACGCATGGGCACGGACAACCAGCTCGATCTCTTGATCCTCGACATTTTCGCCAAGGTTCAGGACTCCATCTCCCTGGACAAACTCAATGAGGCCATGCGCTCCCACTACGCCCATCTGCGCACCTACGCCAAAAAGACCCTGGTCGGTATCGGCCCAAAGGCCGTGCCCATCCTGACCGAGAATCTGCTCTTCGACGACGCCGACCTGCGCATCCATACATTAAATGTGCTGGGCGACATCGGCGACCCGGCCGCCATCTCGCCTATCCGCAAACTGCTGCACACCCACCCCGCCAACGCCAACGTGCGTTTCGCCGCCTACGAAGCCCTGGGCCTCTTGCCGCTGGACCGGGGGGCGTACGTGCTGACTCAGGGTCTCAGCGATCCGGTGGACCATGTCTGCATCGCCGCGGCCAAGGCCATCGACCGCAATTTCAACGAGATCATGGCCGCCGGAATCAAGAACCTGGCCAGCGAAAGGGACGAGGATGCCCACCGCATCATAAAGACAGCCATCAACGCCCAGGCCAAAGAGATATTCTTAAGTCTCATGGAAGAGGAAAGCTTCCAGCCCATGGCGTTAAGCCACCTTGGCCGGGCCCATCAGGACATCCGCGACTTCTTTTACGCCATTCTGAAAGAGCACGGCTACTCTGGGCTGGCATTGAAACTCCTGGCCCCGGAAGAAAAAAAGACGGCGGCCCGCAAACGCATCTGCGCCGTGGACGACTCGCGCATGATTTTGAGCATCTACAAATCGACCCTGCACGAACTGGGCTTCGAGCCCGTGCTCTTCGAATTCCCGGCCAGCGCCCTGGAATGGCTGCAATCGAACACCCCGGAGATGGTGCTTACGGACCTGAACATGCCGGACATCACCGGCATCGACCTGACCCGGGCGATCCGCAAATCCTTCTCCAAGAAGGACCTGCCTGTGGTCATGGTCACCACCCAGGACGAAGCCAACGACAACAAGGCCGCCCTGGAAGCCGGGGTCAACGACATCCTGCGCAAGCCCTTCACGGCGGAAAGTTTGCAGGCGGTGTTCAAGAAGTTCTTGTAG